The following DNA comes from Acidobacteriota bacterium.
CCAGTCGGGTCGTGGCGGCAGACTGCCGCACCGCGTCCAGGAAGTGCGACGTGAACTCCTTGAGGAAGTCGTAACGGCGCTGATTGCCGATGCCGTGAACAAGAATCACGCCAATTTGCTTCATTGGCTCGTCCTGCCTTTCACGAGCGAGTGGCACTCGTACGGTCGCTGCATGCCGTTCGTCGAAGCCAGCACCTGCGCCCCCACCCGACGGAACATCAGCCTGGACCTCGAGAAACGTCTCCCGCGTACGTGCCCCGCCGTTGTCCCGGCCGCCACGGCGTACCCGACCAGGGTCTCGTCGCCCAGCGGGTTCTCGTCCAGGTCGGCGAAGCTGCCGCCGCTGACCGCACGGGTCGCCGCCGTACGCTGCATCGACCGTGCGTGCGGGTTGTTCCGGCACGCATCCAGGATCAGGAGCCGCAACGACGCGCCCGATATCGACACCAGCAGGTGGCCGACGGTCAGCGTCTCGAAGCGCACGTCCACGTCGCGCTTCAGGTGTGCGTCGACCGGGACAAGGTACTTGACGCCGTCCATATCGATGTCGTGGCCGGCGTAGAAGACCAGCGAGACGTCCGCCTTGGGGCTCCTCCGCGTGGACGCGCGCGACGCCGCGGTCAGCTGCACTCGACCGAAGTCGAGTTCGGTGGTCACCTCGAACCCGAGCTGCCGCAACGCTGCCGAGATATTTCGTGCGTCGTTGTCCGGGTTCGGCAGTCGCCCGATGTGGGGGTAGGTGCTGCTGCCCACCACCAGCGCCACGCGGCCATGAGCCAGCGCAACCGCCGGCACCGCGAGGACCACCAGCGCTAAGGCGGCGACAACGAGCGGCCTCACAGCTCGCGTTGCACTCATCTTTCCTTACAGCCTTACAGTCCTCGTAGGCCGGCGGTGCTCGCGGTTAAGTAGAGTCGACGACTGGCGCGGTGGCGGTAGGCGCAGGGGGTAGCTGTTCCCGGCCGCTTTCGCCGATGCCGGTGCCTCACTCCTCGCCATGGCTCCGTCTCCAGTCGCCGCTCATCGAACCGGACATGCAGGTCTCCCGCATCCGGCTCTCGGACGAGGTCATGCCTTCGCCCACGGAAAGCTCGCCGTGCGCGGTTCAAGGCGCGTGAGTCCGTACTCGGACCACAGCCGCATGGCCGGGAAGCGCACTTCCTTCCCGGTCCGCACCTTGTGTTTACGACAGAGCCACTGGCGCAGCCGCCGGGTGGTGTGCCAGTCAATCATCGCGTAGGCCGGGCTGACCTGCCCCAGGATGAAGTAGTTCGCCCAGCCGGTCAGTAACCGGTTGAGGCGCGCTACCACGACTCCCGAGGGCAGCAGCAGGTCTCGCGTCGTCGTTAACTCGCTCACTCGACGGCAGATGCTCCGGACGCTCTCCCGACTCGGACGGGTGCCGATGTAGGCGGCACCGGTGTCCCGCCGGTAGTTGCGTCCAATCCGGTAGCCGAGGAACGTCATCGATTTCTCCGGCAGCCGGCAGCAGCGGGTCTTCTCGGCGTTCATCGGCAGCTTCAGACGCTGCATCACGGTCTCGACCGCCGACAGCATCTCCGCTGCCGGCGCGCGGCCGAGCACCGCGAAATCGTCTGCATAGTTGACGATTTCCGCCTGGAAGCGCCGGGCGTAGCCCAGCACCTTCCAGCCCAGAATGAAGCGACGCATATAGACGTTGCTGAACAGCGGCGAAATCGGTGACCCCTGCGGGGTGCCCTTCCGCTCGCGACGTGCCCGGTTCGTCAGGCGGCGACCGCCGCGCCCATCGTCCTCCTCCACCGCCATCTCCACCGCCATCTCCAGCCACGACCTGACCCAGCCCAACATCCGCCCGTCGCTCACGCGCCGCGCGATGGACCGGAGCAGGTCCGAGTGCGGGATTTGACCGAAGTAGTCCGACAGGTCGCCGTCTACCACCTCCAGATGGCCCGTCGTCAGCAGCCGATGCACGCGCCTGACCGCGTCATTCGCGTCTCGGCCCGGCCGGTACGCATACTGCTCCGGTTGCAGGTCGGCTTCGAAGATGGGCGACAACACGTGCATCGCCGCCGTCTGCGCCACCCGGTCTCGGAGACAAGGAATACCTAACGGCCTGAACTGCCCGCGTTTCTTCTTCGGGATGAGGACCTGCCGCACCGCTCGCGGCCGGTAGGTCCCCGCCTTCAGGTCCCGCGCCAGTGCTCCCAGCCACCGGTCCACCCCGAACGATTCGATGTCCGCAACCGTCTCGCCGTCCACCCCGGCCGCGCCGCCGTTGCGACGAACGGCCTGCCAGGCGACCACGAGCACGTCGTCGCGCCACACCTTGTCGCTCAGCGAGTAGAACCGGAAGCCCGGAGCTTCCTTCGCTTTCGCATGTAGCGCCGTCTGGAGTCGCTGAACTCTCTCTGAGGCTGATAGGCGTTCGCCAGTCCTCATGTCCCGTCCCCCGTCATGCGCTGCTCTCGAACTGAGGCCGCTTCCCTCCACCGGCATTACCCAGCTTCCCCGGTACTACTGGCCTCTCCGCCACCCTGACCGGCCCGACCTGACCCTCGCGGGGTGTCGGTTGGCGCGTGCCACGCCACCGGCAGGGCTTCCCGTGTTGCGTCCATCTCCCTCTTCCACGCGTGCCGTCGCCATTACCCCGGCGGAACCGGCCGGTGCTCGTATCGCTCGCTTCCCGACCGCTGGCAGCCTTCCCCGTCTTACGGCCGGGTCGGCTTCCGCATCAAGTGTTTCGAGGCCTGCTCGACGTTCACTCGCGTTACGGCCCGCGTAGTCGCTGAACCGCCCAAGGCGGCCCTTTGTCATCGGAGTGCTTCAGCCGATGTCGTTGCCTCCATCGTCCGCTCCGACTGCTACCGGCTGGAGCGACAGTTGCCGGGC
Coding sequences within:
- a CDS encoding caspase family protein → MSATRAVRPLVVAALALVVLAVPAVALAHGRVALVVGSSTYPHIGRLPNPDNDARNISAALRQLGFEVTTELDFGRVQLTAASRASTRRSPKADVSLVFYAGHDIDMDGVKYLVPVDAHLKRDVDVRFETLTVGHLLVSISGASLRLLILDACRNNPHARSMQRTAATRAVSGGSFADLDENPLGDETLVGYAVAAGTTAGHVRGRRFSRSRLMFRRVGAQVLASTNGMQRPYECHSLVKGRTSQ
- a CDS encoding group II intron reverse transcriptase/maturase, producing MRTGERLSASERVQRLQTALHAKAKEAPGFRFYSLSDKVWRDDVLVVAWQAVRRNGGAAGVDGETVADIESFGVDRWLGALARDLKAGTYRPRAVRQVLIPKKKRGQFRPLGIPCLRDRVAQTAAMHVLSPIFEADLQPEQYAYRPGRDANDAVRRVHRLLTTGHLEVVDGDLSDYFGQIPHSDLLRSIARRVSDGRMLGWVRSWLEMAVEMAVEEDDGRGGRRLTNRARRERKGTPQGSPISPLFSNVYMRRFILGWKVLGYARRFQAEIVNYADDFAVLGRAPAAEMLSAVETVMQRLKLPMNAEKTRCCRLPEKSMTFLGYRIGRNYRRDTGAAYIGTRPSRESVRSICRRVSELTTTRDLLLPSGVVVARLNRLLTGWANYFILGQVSPAYAMIDWHTTRRLRQWLCRKHKVRTGKEVRFPAMRLWSEYGLTRLEPRTASFPWAKA